One window of the Chitinophaga niabensis genome contains the following:
- a CDS encoding TolC family protein, producing MTIRYKVHLLISAIFCCATWNAQAQVLTMKDAVQTALNNYGTIKAKANYLNASKATVQQSRRDYLPNLNISAQQDYGTVNGQNGPLYGFGGLGVASSGLPLPSQNWNAAFGALYLANINWEFFAFGRAKEKIKTAASVAARDERDWQQEQFRHEVRVAGAYLNLLAAQRLTNSWERNLERADTFRAVVTRRVQNGLIAGVDSSLANAEVSNARIALTKAKDLEQEQGNVLAQLLGVAPAEFVLDSLFITRLPAAITDTAALNPDTHPLLQYYKSRILLSEEQEKYIKTFNYPAFSVFSVLQTRASGFHNDYAQDQTSYTHNYWEGIKPTRSNYLLGIGVTWNLTSPLRVRHQSAAQDFTSKALQNEMEVVDQQLKAQVVLADTKMKNALDNYREAAVQIKSAADAYLQKTVMYRNGLSTLVDVTQALYALNRAETDRDIAYSNVWQALLLKSAAVGNFGLFINEF from the coding sequence GGCTTTGAACAATTACGGGACCATTAAAGCCAAGGCCAATTACTTAAACGCTTCCAAGGCTACCGTTCAACAATCCAGGAGGGATTACCTCCCCAATCTTAATATTTCGGCCCAACAGGATTACGGAACCGTCAATGGGCAGAATGGCCCGCTGTATGGTTTTGGCGGTCTTGGTGTGGCTTCCTCCGGTTTGCCTTTACCTTCTCAGAACTGGAATGCCGCTTTTGGCGCTTTGTACCTGGCCAATATTAACTGGGAATTTTTTGCATTCGGCAGGGCAAAGGAAAAGATCAAAACTGCAGCATCTGTGGCCGCACGTGATGAGCGCGACTGGCAGCAGGAACAGTTCCGGCATGAAGTGAGAGTGGCAGGTGCCTACCTGAATTTACTGGCGGCACAGCGCTTAACAAATTCCTGGGAGCGCAACCTCGAAAGAGCGGATACTTTCCGTGCTGTGGTAACACGCCGTGTGCAGAATGGATTGATTGCCGGGGTGGATTCCTCCCTCGCTAATGCAGAAGTTTCCAATGCCAGGATAGCCCTTACAAAAGCCAAAGATCTGGAGCAGGAGCAGGGAAATGTACTGGCGCAATTACTGGGTGTGGCACCCGCGGAGTTTGTGCTGGACAGTCTGTTCATTACACGTTTGCCTGCTGCCATCACAGATACTGCTGCATTAAACCCGGATACGCATCCTCTTTTACAATATTACAAAAGCAGGATCCTGCTGAGTGAGGAACAGGAGAAATATATCAAAACCTTCAACTACCCCGCCTTCAGTGTTTTCAGTGTATTACAAACGCGGGCTTCCGGTTTCCATAATGATTATGCGCAGGACCAGACTTCTTACACACATAATTATTGGGAAGGCATCAAACCTACCAGGAGCAATTACCTGCTGGGCATAGGTGTTACCTGGAACCTGACGAGTCCTTTAAGGGTACGTCATCAATCTGCGGCACAGGATTTTACTTCCAAAGCATTACAGAATGAAATGGAAGTAGTGGACCAGCAATTGAAGGCGCAGGTGGTACTGGCAGATACTAAAATGAAGAACGCGCTGGACAATTACAGGGAAGCCGCTGTACAGATCAAATCCGCAGCAGATGCTTATTTACAGAAAACAGTGATGTACCGTAACGGACTGAGCACACTGGTAGATGTAACGCAGGCATTGTATGCATTGAACCGCGCGGAAACAGACCGGGATATTGCTTATAGCAATGTGTGGCAGGCCTTGTTGCTGAAATCTGCGGCAGTAGGCAACTTCGGGTTATTTATCAATGAATTCTAA
- a CDS encoding efflux RND transporter permease subunit, which produces MGLIKSALNKPITILVLVAGLFFFGIKAVRQIKVDIFPKLELPVLYIAHPFGGYTPNQMEAFFAKNYVNILLFVNGLKSIETKNIQGLTLMKLSFYEGTDMAQAAAEVSAFSNRAQAIFPPGSQPPFIVRFDASTLPVGELVLSSDKRTNNELMDMANVYVRASFTSIPGLVAPPPFGGNIRTVVIKADPEMLRSHNLTPDQLVEALRLNNQTAPSGNVRIGDKNYLTPTNTNITNIKDFENIPLFKGGVQNLYLRDVATVEDGADIAAGYALVNGKRSVYINVAKSADASTWEVVQNLKKSIPRLQSSLPEDVTLTYEFDQSTYVMNAVKSLISEGIIGAVLTGLMVVLFLGDLRGALIVILTIPVSIISGVLFLSLFGQTINIMTLSGLALAIGILVDESTVTIENIHQHLDMGKPKALAIWDACKEIAFPKLLILFCILAVFAPAFTMTGIPGSLFLPLALAIGFSMITSYFLSQTFVPVMANWIMKGHKKHAHVPSAASEGDTWEQKKELVERADSNRDGKISRFEKFRARFMRFINRMIPYRKPIVIGYLIVISAIAFLLLTNIGRDVLPKTNGGQFQVRIRSEQGTRMERTEQRTLAALKAIEEVIGKENISITSAYVGQHPSLFSVSPIYLFMPGPQEAVIQVSLSKEYHADLDELKEKLRAKIKERAPELSLSFEPIELTDKILSQGSPTPVEVRISGRNKKLNEEYAEKLMAKLRGVSYLRDVQLTQSTKYPAINIDIDRTRAAQLGVDMTDVTRSLIASTSSSRLTEKNVWVDEKAGLMYSVQVQIPENKMTSIDDISEIPILKNSARPVLGDIATLTQTTTYGENDNLGAMPMLSVTANLNNKDLGTATKDVQAAIASLGELPRGLAMEPIGLSNTLTETLDSLESGLLVAIVVIFLMLAANFQSFSVSFVVLTTVPAVILGSLALLMLTGSTLNLQSYMGIIMSVGVSISNAVLLITNAEHLRKHNGDSLASAKEAAALRLRPILMTSLAMVAGMIPMAIGHGEGGDQVSPLGRAVIGGLVASTFAVLIILPLVFAWVQKKASIASVSLDPENKESKHYIPSLYDHNNK; this is translated from the coding sequence ATGGGACTGATTAAAAGCGCACTGAACAAACCGATAACGATCCTGGTATTAGTAGCAGGGTTATTTTTCTTCGGTATCAAAGCGGTGCGGCAGATTAAGGTAGATATCTTTCCGAAACTGGAATTACCGGTATTATATATTGCGCATCCGTTTGGTGGGTACACACCTAACCAGATGGAAGCTTTCTTTGCCAAGAACTATGTGAACATCCTGCTCTTTGTGAATGGTTTGAAATCCATTGAAACAAAGAACATTCAAGGCCTTACCCTGATGAAACTGAGCTTTTATGAGGGAACTGATATGGCGCAGGCCGCAGCAGAGGTATCTGCTTTTAGTAACAGGGCACAGGCTATTTTCCCCCCGGGATCGCAGCCGCCGTTCATTGTTCGTTTCGATGCATCCACTTTGCCGGTGGGAGAGTTGGTATTGAGTAGTGATAAAAGAACGAACAATGAACTGATGGACATGGCGAATGTGTATGTAAGGGCATCCTTTACTTCTATTCCCGGTCTGGTAGCGCCACCACCTTTTGGTGGTAATATCCGTACCGTGGTGATCAAAGCAGATCCTGAAATGCTGCGTTCCCACAATCTTACGCCGGACCAATTGGTGGAGGCACTTCGTTTAAACAACCAAACAGCTCCTTCCGGTAACGTGCGTATCGGCGATAAGAATTATCTCACCCCTACTAATACCAATATCACCAATATCAAAGATTTTGAGAACATCCCGCTTTTCAAAGGTGGCGTGCAGAATCTTTACCTCCGTGATGTTGCTACAGTAGAGGATGGCGCAGATATTGCAGCCGGTTATGCCTTGGTGAATGGTAAACGTTCTGTATACATCAACGTGGCTAAATCCGCAGATGCTTCTACCTGGGAAGTAGTGCAGAACCTGAAGAAATCTATTCCGCGTTTACAGTCTTCTTTGCCGGAAGATGTAACGCTCACCTATGAATTTGATCAGTCCACTTATGTGATGAATGCTGTGAAGAGCCTGATCAGTGAAGGTATCATTGGAGCAGTATTAACGGGTTTAATGGTAGTATTGTTCCTGGGAGACCTGAGAGGGGCATTGATCGTGATCCTTACCATTCCGGTATCTATTATTTCCGGGGTATTGTTCTTAAGCCTCTTCGGGCAAACGATCAATATCATGACGCTGAGTGGTCTCGCTTTGGCCATTGGTATCCTGGTGGATGAAAGCACAGTAACGATTGAGAATATACACCAGCACCTTGATATGGGGAAACCCAAGGCGCTGGCTATCTGGGATGCCTGTAAGGAGATCGCGTTCCCGAAACTGCTGATCCTTTTCTGTATCCTCGCCGTGTTTGCGCCGGCATTTACAATGACAGGTATCCCCGGATCCTTGTTCCTGCCGCTGGCATTGGCGATCGGTTTCTCCATGATCACTTCTTATTTCCTTTCACAAACCTTTGTGCCGGTAATGGCCAACTGGATCATGAAAGGCCATAAAAAACATGCACATGTCCCCAGTGCTGCCAGCGAAGGCGATACCTGGGAACAGAAGAAAGAACTGGTGGAACGTGCAGATAGCAACAGAGATGGAAAGATCAGCCGGTTTGAAAAATTCAGGGCACGTTTTATGCGCTTCATCAATCGCATGATACCTTACCGCAAACCTATTGTGATAGGTTACCTGATAGTGATCAGCGCAATTGCCTTTTTACTGCTGACGAATATCGGGCGGGATGTGTTACCGAAAACAAATGGTGGCCAGTTCCAGGTGAGGATCCGTTCTGAACAGGGTACAAGGATGGAACGTACGGAACAGCGAACATTAGCAGCCCTGAAAGCTATAGAAGAAGTGATCGGGAAAGAGAATATTTCCATCACCTCAGCTTATGTAGGGCAACACCCTTCCCTGTTTTCTGTAAGCCCTATTTATCTGTTCATGCCCGGGCCGCAGGAAGCAGTGATACAGGTGAGCCTGAGTAAAGAGTATCATGCAGATCTGGATGAATTAAAAGAAAAGTTGCGTGCAAAAATAAAAGAAAGAGCGCCTGAACTTTCTCTGTCCTTTGAACCTATTGAGCTGACAGATAAGATCCTTAGCCAGGGTTCTCCCACACCTGTAGAGGTGCGGATCTCCGGCAGGAATAAAAAACTGAATGAAGAATATGCAGAGAAACTGATGGCGAAACTGAGAGGGGTTTCTTATCTACGGGATGTTCAATTAACGCAATCCACTAAATATCCTGCTATCAATATCGACATTGACCGTACCCGCGCAGCACAGCTGGGCGTGGATATGACAGATGTTACCCGTTCATTGATCGCTTCCACTTCTTCTTCCCGTTTAACAGAGAAAAATGTTTGGGTGGATGAAAAGGCTGGTTTGATGTACAGTGTGCAGGTGCAGATCCCGGAGAACAAGATGACGAGCATAGATGATATCAGTGAAATACCGATCCTGAAAAATTCAGCCCGTCCTGTGTTGGGAGATATCGCCACACTTACGCAAACCACTACATACGGAGAGAACGATAACCTTGGTGCCATGCCCATGCTTTCGGTAACAGCGAACCTGAATAATAAAGACTTAGGTACTGCTACAAAAGATGTACAGGCTGCAATAGCTTCTCTGGGAGAACTGCCCCGTGGATTAGCAATGGAACCGATCGGGCTTTCCAATACCTTAACGGAAACATTGGATAGCCTGGAATCAGGATTGCTGGTAGCCATTGTGGTGATCTTCCTGATGCTGGCTGCGAACTTCCAGTCCTTCAGCGTTTCCTTTGTGGTTTTAACAACCGTACCGGCTGTAATATTAGGTTCTCTTGCATTACTGATGCTCACGGGTTCTACCCTGAACCTTCAGTCTTACATGGGTATCATTATGTCCGTAGGGGTGTCTATTTCCAATGCGGTATTGCTGATCACCAATGCGGAACACCTGAGGAAACATAACGGTGATTCGCTGGCCTCTGCAAAAGAAGCGGCAGCACTTCGCTTACGTCCCATCCTGATGACGAGCCTCGCGATGGTAGCAGGTATGATACCTATGGCGATTGGCCATGGAGAAGGAGGAGACCAGGTGTCGCCATTGGGCCGTGCGGTGATAGGAGGGTTGGTAGCTTCTACATTTGCCGTACTGATCATTCTGCCCCTGGTATTTGCCTGGGTACAGAAAAAGGCATCCATTGCATCCGTTTCCCTTGATCCTGAAAATAAAGAAAGTAAACACTATATACCTTCGTTGTATGATCACAATAACAAATAG
- a CDS encoding efflux RND transporter periplasmic adaptor subunit encodes MITITNRILIAAVALAGCGVSQSKTDTRKDEAASVPAVATFALEKNIFSASLRMPGELVPFQQVDLYAKVNSFVKKLNVDVGSVVSAGQVLATLEAPELSSQLAGAESRLRSQEAIYLASKANYDRLYTTSQTPGTVSQNDLDLAFAKQKSDFAQQESAKAAYREISDNRNYLEIRAPFAGVISARNVSAGAYVGPSGKGSEMPMFTLQEQKKLRLVVAIPEAYSSYLKDKSEVGFTVKSLPGQPFKANVNRLSGALDSRLRSQRVEMDVLNNDKKLLPGMVAEVSIPLNTTDSVFVVPVTAVVSSTEKIFVVRLKDQKAEWVEVRKGRDAEGKVEIFGALNSGDILVEKANDEIRNGSALTSKK; translated from the coding sequence ATGATCACAATAACAAATAGAATACTGATAGCAGCCGTAGCGTTGGCTGGCTGCGGTGTTTCGCAAAGTAAAACAGACACCCGCAAGGACGAAGCTGCTTCAGTTCCCGCGGTTGCCACCTTTGCATTGGAGAAAAATATCTTTTCAGCATCCCTCAGAATGCCGGGAGAACTGGTGCCTTTTCAACAGGTGGATCTATATGCCAAGGTGAACAGTTTTGTGAAGAAGTTAAATGTGGATGTAGGGTCTGTTGTATCTGCAGGGCAGGTATTGGCAACGCTGGAAGCACCGGAATTAAGTTCCCAACTGGCAGGCGCTGAATCAAGACTGCGTTCCCAGGAGGCAATATACCTTGCAAGCAAAGCTAATTACGATCGTTTATATACTACCAGCCAAACACCGGGTACCGTTTCACAGAATGATCTGGACCTGGCATTTGCCAAACAGAAATCTGATTTTGCACAGCAGGAATCTGCAAAGGCTGCTTACCGGGAAATCTCTGATAACCGCAATTACTTAGAGATCCGCGCTCCTTTTGCTGGTGTGATCAGTGCCAGGAATGTGAGTGCTGGTGCTTATGTTGGCCCTTCCGGGAAAGGCTCCGAAATGCCGATGTTCACTTTGCAGGAACAGAAGAAATTACGTTTGGTGGTGGCTATTCCGGAAGCTTATTCCAGTTACCTCAAAGATAAAAGTGAAGTAGGTTTTACTGTGAAATCTTTGCCGGGTCAACCATTCAAAGCAAATGTAAACCGTCTTTCCGGCGCGCTGGATAGCCGTTTGCGCTCTCAGCGTGTGGAAATGGACGTGTTGAATAACGATAAGAAATTATTACCGGGTATGGTAGCGGAAGTGAGCATTCCCTTGAATACAACAGACAGTGTATTTGTTGTACCGGTTACAGCAGTAGTAAGTTCTACTGAGAAAATTTTCGTGGTACGGCTGAAGGATCAAAAGGCGGAATGGGTAGAAGTAAGGAAAGGCAGAGATGCAGAAGGAAAAGTGGAGATATTCGGAGCACTCAACAGCGGGGACATATTAGTAGAAAAGGCAAATGACGAGATCAGGAATGGCTCAGCTTTAACTTCTAAAAAGTAA
- a CDS encoding LytR/AlgR family response regulator transcription factor: protein MTALVIEDETLAAEKLIKMLAAEDESIQVLGVLDTVEKAVGYLKDNPAPDIIFLDIELGDGKSFDIFQEVEVNSHIIFVSAFDEYALRAFKYNSIDYLLKPLKRKDLAFALEKFRQHFTLTQSKSEIAGIIRQLQQKEYRSRFLLRQGTRLFSLHINEVAIAYTRERLHYIRTFSDTHHLIDNNLDELESQLDPEKFFRVNRQFIVSFNAIDQAYAWFDGKIKLMVKPPAYEDIIISRLRANDFKKWLGK from the coding sequence ATGACAGCACTTGTAATTGAAGACGAAACCTTAGCCGCTGAAAAATTAATAAAGATGCTGGCCGCCGAAGATGAAAGCATCCAGGTATTGGGTGTTTTAGATACGGTAGAAAAGGCGGTAGGTTATCTGAAAGACAATCCGGCACCGGATATCATTTTCCTGGACATCGAACTGGGAGATGGAAAGAGCTTTGATATTTTCCAGGAAGTAGAAGTGAACAGTCATATTATTTTCGTGAGTGCTTTTGATGAATATGCCCTGCGGGCATTTAAATACAACAGCATCGATTATTTACTCAAACCCCTTAAAAGAAAAGACCTTGCTTTTGCCCTGGAAAAGTTCCGGCAGCATTTTACTTTAACACAATCCAAATCTGAGATAGCCGGTATTATCCGGCAGCTGCAACAAAAGGAATACCGCAGCCGTTTCCTCCTGCGCCAGGGAACCCGCCTTTTTTCTCTCCATATTAATGAGGTAGCGATTGCCTATACGCGGGAGCGTTTACATTACATCCGCACTTTTTCAGATACCCATCACCTTATAGATAATAACCTGGATGAACTGGAGAGCCAGCTGGACCCGGAGAAGTTCTTCCGGGTGAACCGCCAGTTCATTGTGAGCTTTAATGCCATTGATCAGGCCTATGCCTGGTTTGATGGGAAGATCAAACTTATGGTAAAACCACCCGCCTATGAGGATATTATCATCAGCCGGTTACGGGCGAATGATTTTAAGAAGTGGTTGGGTAAGTAA
- a CDS encoding sensor histidine kinase produces MTTKKIRCYAPVFLFIFLLLLFHVATISYLTIAVSAFYAIMASESALWIILLTRRKARGIIHLKKKLRLIVLYGLPISLLVSVAGFLFSRWIGLHHEFAYIAGLNMLCCSLVIGAYECVYYVRQWKRLFIESENIRKSTLHIQYKFLRDQIKPHFLFNSLNSLTSLISQDPEKAERYVEEMAMVYRYLLKNNGKALTTFKAEREFLSSYLLMLHTRFNDALVIDMQVDACYDDFLIPPFVLQLLVENAVKHNIVSQSQPLTIRFYTDDEDQLYICNNLQKKRNPPPSEKTGLRNISSRYELLPVKRTPRITEQDELFKVMIPLIPHHTYETVEE; encoded by the coding sequence ATGACGACAAAAAAAATAAGGTGCTATGCGCCTGTTTTTCTTTTCATCTTCCTACTCCTCCTGTTCCACGTTGCAACGATCAGTTACCTGACCATTGCCGTTTCTGCATTTTATGCCATCATGGCCAGTGAAAGCGCACTCTGGATCATTTTGCTCACCCGGAGAAAAGCACGCGGCATCATCCATCTTAAAAAGAAATTACGCCTCATTGTTTTATATGGATTGCCTATTTCACTACTGGTTTCTGTTGCCGGGTTTCTCTTTTCCAGGTGGATAGGGCTGCATCATGAATTTGCTTATATCGCCGGTCTGAATATGTTATGTTGTTCGCTGGTGATCGGCGCATATGAATGTGTATATTATGTACGCCAATGGAAAAGGCTTTTCATTGAATCAGAGAACATCCGGAAGAGCACCCTTCATATTCAGTACAAATTCCTCAGAGACCAGATAAAGCCACATTTCCTCTTTAACAGCCTGAACAGCCTTACCTCACTGATCTCCCAGGACCCGGAAAAAGCAGAACGGTATGTGGAAGAAATGGCCATGGTATACCGCTACCTGCTGAAAAATAATGGTAAGGCGCTCACTACTTTTAAAGCGGAAAGGGAATTCCTTTCTTCTTATCTGCTCATGCTGCACACGCGTTTTAACGATGCACTGGTCATAGATATGCAGGTGGATGCCTGTTACGATGATTTTCTTATACCTCCGTTTGTATTACAGCTCCTGGTAGAAAACGCCGTAAAACATAATATCGTTTCCCAGAGCCAGCCGCTCACTATCCGCTTTTATACAGATGACGAAGATCAGCTGTACATCTGCAATAACCTGCAGAAGAAAAGGAATCCTCCGCCATCAGAAAAAACAGGTTTACGCAATATCAGTTCCCGGTATGAATTACTACCGGTGAAAAGAACACCCAGGATAACAGAACAGGACGAGCTATTTAAAGTAATGATCCCGCTCATTCCCCACCATACATATGAAACCGTTGAAGAATGA
- a CDS encoding MFS transporter produces MLKKLRSEVAHFNSQPHNFRILVMTNIVYAFVLPVIDIFVAAYVMRSSNDPAKVVIYQLTIYTGIPLTFLLNGFLLKHFNIRKLYSAGMLLSGVSMMIMMSLKTLSLTGIGIAGITMGMSFGFYWANRDYLALAITHDGNRNYYYGLETFFYTIIAVVIPVGIGWFIETWGGKGGAHSAYLIITGLVFVITILASIVCFRGTFSNPMQKKYIFLKFHPLWYKLLFLALLKGLAQGFLVTAPAMLIMLLLGKEGALGTAQSIGAIIAAVLMYIIGRVSGPAHRLRIFAGGLILFTIAALFNGILYNEIGVVLFMLFLLLAKPLMDLAYFPIQFSVIDILAKKENRGEFAYILNHEAGLYVGRFLGAATFLLLAYFFSMEVALRYAIIIIAVMQLGSIWVAKVIMRERVELMLEEEKDLHKIQQAI; encoded by the coding sequence ATGCTTAAGAAATTAAGGTCTGAAGTAGCCCACTTCAATAGTCAGCCGCATAACTTTCGCATCCTCGTTATGACGAATATTGTGTACGCATTTGTGCTGCCGGTGATAGATATTTTTGTTGCGGCTTACGTGATGCGTAGCTCTAACGACCCTGCCAAAGTAGTGATCTACCAGTTAACCATCTACACCGGCATACCATTGACATTTCTGTTAAACGGATTCCTGCTGAAACATTTTAATATCAGAAAACTTTACTCCGCCGGCATGTTGCTCAGCGGTGTATCCATGATGATCATGATGTCCCTCAAAACCCTCAGCCTTACAGGTATTGGTATTGCGGGGATCACCATGGGCATGTCCTTTGGTTTCTACTGGGCCAACCGTGATTACCTCGCATTGGCCATCACGCACGATGGTAACAGGAATTACTATTATGGATTAGAAACTTTCTTCTACACCATCATCGCTGTGGTGATCCCTGTAGGTATTGGCTGGTTCATTGAAACATGGGGAGGCAAAGGAGGAGCGCACAGTGCGTACCTGATCATTACCGGGCTGGTGTTTGTAATTACGATACTGGCATCCATTGTTTGTTTCCGTGGCACTTTCAGTAATCCCATGCAAAAGAAATATATTTTCCTGAAGTTCCACCCCTTATGGTATAAACTATTGTTCCTCGCCTTACTCAAAGGCCTTGCACAGGGATTCCTGGTAACGGCACCTGCCATGCTGATCATGTTGTTATTGGGGAAAGAAGGTGCATTAGGTACAGCCCAATCTATCGGCGCCATCATTGCGGCGGTACTGATGTATATCATTGGCAGGGTATCCGGCCCCGCCCATCGTTTGAGAATATTTGCAGGCGGGCTTATATTATTTACCATCGCCGCACTTTTTAACGGTATTTTGTATAACGAAATAGGGGTGGTACTCTTCATGCTCTTTCTGTTACTCGCCAAACCATTAATGGACCTGGCTTATTTTCCGATACAGTTCAGCGTGATAGACATCCTTGCAAAGAAAGAGAACAGGGGTGAATTCGCTTACATCCTTAACCATGAAGCCGGTTTATATGTAGGCCGCTTCCTGGGTGCAGCTACCTTTCTTTTACTGGCATACTTTTTCTCCATGGAGGTTGCACTCCGGTATGCCATCATCATCATTGCCGTTATGCAACTTGGTTCTATCTGGGTAGCAAAAGTGATCATGCGGGAAAGAGTGGAACTGATGCTGGAAGAAGAAAAAGACTTACACAAAATTCAACAGGCTATATGA